One region of Limnospira fusiformis SAG 85.79 genomic DNA includes:
- a CDS encoding nitrate reductase associated protein: MSHLFKFEDDFVSSLRCIPMAVRYKLDTCGVKLKLAHWNQFPLSVRQQLVQQPTETQDDINTYRNLLQDFASKYTDIPLKDLPVDSQPAWLDASQVPEAVQNKAAETHLQISVEQWEKLTPIQRFALIKLSRSNHENANFIPAMKEFNLTDAG, encoded by the coding sequence ATGAGTCACTTGTTTAAATTTGAGGATGATTTTGTCTCTTCTCTACGCTGTATTCCTATGGCGGTTCGCTACAAACTCGATACCTGTGGGGTTAAATTAAAACTAGCCCACTGGAATCAATTTCCCCTGTCGGTGCGTCAACAATTAGTACAACAGCCAACCGAAACCCAAGACGATATTAATACCTATCGTAATTTACTGCAAGATTTCGCGAGTAAATATACAGATATACCCCTAAAAGATTTGCCAGTTGATTCACAGCCAGCTTGGTTAGATGCTAGTCAAGTTCCTGAAGCCGTCCAAAATAAAGCCGCCGAAACCCATTTACAAATTTCTGTAGAACAGTGGGAAAAACTCACACCTATCCAGCGTTTTGCATTGATTAAACTCAGTCGTTCTAACCATGAAAACGCCAACTTTATTCCAGCCATGAAAGAGTTTAACTTAACAGATGCGGGGTAG